From the genome of Thalassoglobus sp. JC818, one region includes:
- a CDS encoding SEC-C metal-binding domain-containing protein encodes MQTMNNSTIIHFFETMSKRRRGFPSETQVKRGVRVVHGGKLLEEKLGRNDLCPCGSGKRFRKCCLKKGCF; translated from the coding sequence ATGCAAACTATGAACAATTCGACGATCATCCATTTTTTCGAGACGATGAGTAAGCGTCGTCGAGGATTTCCGTCTGAAACACAAGTCAAGCGTGGAGTCCGGGTTGTCCACGGCGGCAAATTGCTGGAAGAAAAACTCGGAAGGAATGATCTCTGCCCGTGTGGTTCTGGAAAACGCTTCCGAAAGTGCTGTCTCAAGAAAGGTTGCTTTTGA
- a CDS encoding ADP-ribosylglycohydrolase family protein: MSSDRLQRACLSLEGLSIGDAYGQQFSLPHVAAEAKRNSPPSPPWNYTDDTEMAIALTETLRAENSVDQDYFVEQLVSRFRAQPSRGYGAGARQLFEDIDEGGHWRSLSQEMFGGSGSFGNGAAMRVAPLGAWYADDPERTIQEAALSAEVTHAHPEGQVGAIAVALAAGWASQNKSERSSEMIPWVISHLDESEVRRRLEWVATYPLDTWAYTIASQVGCGYDISAQDTVPFCLWMAAANMNDFQEALWTTARVGGDIDTTCAIVGGIIALSVGLEGIPVEWKRFREPINWEYHQS; encoded by the coding sequence ATGTCCTCTGATCGTCTGCAGCGAGCGTGTTTATCTTTGGAGGGGCTTTCTATTGGTGATGCTTACGGTCAGCAGTTTTCTCTTCCTCATGTCGCTGCAGAAGCAAAGCGAAATAGTCCGCCTTCGCCACCATGGAATTATACTGATGATACCGAAATGGCGATTGCTTTGACTGAGACTCTTCGGGCGGAGAATTCGGTGGATCAAGACTACTTCGTAGAACAGCTTGTTTCACGTTTTCGAGCGCAGCCCTCTCGCGGTTATGGAGCGGGAGCACGTCAGCTTTTCGAGGACATCGATGAGGGGGGCCACTGGCGGAGCTTAAGCCAAGAAATGTTTGGAGGGAGTGGATCGTTCGGAAATGGGGCGGCAATGCGAGTCGCTCCTCTTGGTGCCTGGTACGCTGATGATCCCGAAAGAACGATTCAAGAAGCGGCACTTTCGGCGGAGGTGACTCATGCTCATCCAGAAGGACAAGTTGGAGCAATCGCGGTCGCACTCGCTGCGGGATGGGCGAGTCAGAACAAGAGTGAACGCTCATCCGAAATGATTCCTTGGGTGATATCCCATCTCGACGAAAGTGAAGTCCGTCGAAGATTGGAGTGGGTGGCGACTTACCCGCTCGATACATGGGCTTATACGATCGCCTCACAAGTGGGATGCGGATATGACATCAGCGCACAGGATACTGTGCCGTTCTGTCTTTGGATGGCGGCAGCCAATATGAATGACTTTCAGGAAGCGTTGTGGACGACGGCAAGAGTTGGAGGCGATATTGACACCACCTGTGCCATCGTTGGAGGAATTATCGCATTAAGTGTAGGTCTAGAGGGCATTCCAGTTGAATGGAAGCGATTTCGCGAACCAATCAATTGGGAGTATCATCAAAGTTGA